In Melospiza georgiana isolate bMelGeo1 chromosome 15, bMelGeo1.pri, whole genome shotgun sequence, one genomic interval encodes:
- the SAP30L gene encoding histone deacetylase complex subunit SAP30L, producing MNGFSTEEDSRDGPPAAPFYGQSCCLIDDGDRCVRPAGNASFSKRIQKSISQKKLKLDIDKSVRHLYICDFHKNFIQSVRNKRKRKTSDDGGDSPEHDTDVPEVDLFQLQVNTLRRYKRHYKLQTRPGLNKAQLAETVSRHFRNIPVNEKETLAYFIYMVKNNKSRLDQKSEGSKQLD from the exons ATGAATGGGTTCAGCACCGAGGAGGACAGCCGGGATgggccgcccgccgcccccttTTAcggccagagctgctgcctcatcGACGACGGGGACCGCTGCGTGCGCCCCGCCGGCAACGCGTCCTTCAGCAAGAGGATCCAGAAGAGCATCTCGCAGAAGAAGCTGAAGCTGGACATCGACAAAAGT GTGAGACATCTGTACATTTGTGATTTTCACAAGAACTTCATTCAGAGTGTTCGGAacaagaggaagaggaagacaAGCGATGATGGAGGCGACTCTCCTGAGCACGACACGGATGTTCCAGAG GTTGACTTGTTCCAGCTCCAAGTGAACACCCTGCGACGTTACAAGAGACATTATAAGCTGCAGACTAGGCCTGGACTCAACAAGGCTCAGCTTGCAGAA ACTGTCAGCCGTCATTTCAGGAATATTCCAGTGAATGAGAAGGAGACACTTGCATATTTCATCTACATGGTGAAGAACAACAAGAGCAGGCTGGACCAGAAATCAGAAGGCAGCAAACAACTCGATTGA
- the HAND1 gene encoding heart- and neural crest derivatives-expressed protein 1 yields the protein MNLVGGYQHHHHHHHHHHMLHDPFLFGPAARCHQERAYFPGWVLNPAEATPELAGQSPNYGPAEYGPTGPGRLEALSGRLGRRKGVGGPKKERRRTESINSAFAELRECIPNVPADTKLSKIKTLRLATSYIAYLMEVLAKDSQPGDTEGFKAELKKADGRENKRKRETQPELYSQPLGHGEKKLKGRTGWPQQVWALELNP from the exons ATGAACCTGGTGGGGGGCTACCagcatcaccaccaccaccaccatcaccaccacaTGCTGCACGACCCTTTCCTCTTCGGGCCGGCGGCGCGGTGCCACCAGGAGCGCGCCTACTTCCCCGGCTGGGTGCTCAACCCGGCCGAGGCCACCCCCGAGCTCGCCGGGCAGAGCCCCAACTACGGCCCCGCCGAGTACGGCCCGACCGGCCCGGGGCGGCTGGAGGCTCTCAGCGGCCGCCTGGGACGGCGAAAAGGCGTCGGGGGACCCAAGAAGGAGCGGCGGAGGACGGAGAGCATCAACAGCGCCTTCGCCGAGCTCCGCGAGTGCATCCCCAACGTGCCCGCCGACACCAAGCTCTCCAAGATCAAGACCCTGCGCCTGGCCACCAGCTACATCGCCTACCTGATGGAGGTGCTGGCCAAGGACAGCCAGCCCGGCGACACCGAGGGCTTCAAAGCCGAGCTCAAGAAGGCGGACGGCAGGGAGAacaagaggaaaagggagaCG CAGCCCGAGCTCTATTCGCAGCCTCTGGGGCACGGCGAGAAGAAGCTGAAGGGCCGGACGGGCTGGCCCCAGCAGGTCTGGGCTCTGGAACTGAACCCCTGA